The following proteins come from a genomic window of Paenibacillus spongiae:
- a CDS encoding peptidoglycan recognition protein family protein, translated as MIYTVDHIPHGTPCRRRQGVKINPTTITIHNTGNPTSTARNERGWLTNPGNPREASYHIVVDEREAIECIPLDEKTLHAGTAAGNGSSIGIEICESGDYAKALDNAAQLVADMLKQRGWGVNQMRRHFDWSGKICPRRMYDGGRWTGWTAFVNLVGYKMRQLPKKGEEMLEISKYQRDTLVQSLQSLHDRKTFNDPSWIEKAKDGTLTLSELTWLNTILLANK; from the coding sequence ATGATCTATACCGTTGATCATATCCCGCACGGTACGCCATGCAGGCGCCGCCAGGGAGTCAAGATCAACCCGACGACCATTACGATCCACAACACGGGTAATCCGACCAGTACGGCACGTAACGAGCGTGGATGGCTGACCAATCCGGGAAATCCCCGAGAAGCTTCATATCATATCGTCGTGGACGAGCGGGAAGCCATTGAGTGCATACCTCTCGACGAAAAGACGCTGCATGCGGGCACCGCGGCGGGCAACGGCTCATCGATTGGTATCGAAATCTGCGAGAGCGGCGACTATGCCAAGGCGCTCGACAACGCTGCGCAGCTCGTCGCCGATATGCTGAAGCAGCGCGGCTGGGGAGTGAACCAGATGCGCCGGCATTTCGACTGGTCCGGTAAGATCTGCCCGCGGCGGATGTACGACGGCGGCCGCTGGACCGGCTGGACGGCTTTCGTTAACCTGGTCGGGTATAAAATGCGTCAGCTGCCGAAGAAGGGGGAGGAAATGTTGGAGATATCCAAGTACCAACGTGATACGCTTGTTCAGTCGCTTCAAAGCCTGCACGATCGCAAGACTTTCAATGATCCGTCTTGGATTGAGAAGGCTAAGGACGGGACACTGACTCTGTCGGAGTTGACCTGGCTGAATACCATTTTGCTCGCGAATAAATAA
- a CDS encoding phage holin family protein yields the protein MEWNAIMELIDTKLLGVVSACWVLGLSIKRIPRIPDWTIVFILTVGAIVAVIFMSGPSVEAVLQGILCAAVAVYGNQLVKQSREGAGRDDLYR from the coding sequence ATGGAATGGAACGCAATTATGGAATTGATTGATACGAAGCTATTGGGTGTTGTTTCGGCCTGCTGGGTGCTGGGACTCTCGATTAAGCGGATTCCGCGCATCCCGGACTGGACCATCGTGTTCATCTTGACTGTCGGTGCGATTGTTGCAGTTATTTTCATGTCCGGTCCATCGGTGGAAGCAGTGCTGCAAGGCATCTTGTGCGCCGCGGTGGCTGTCTATGGCAATCAACTCGTCAAGCAGAGCCGGGAGGGAGCTGGTCGCGATGATCTATACCGTTGA
- a CDS encoding XkdX family protein, with translation MLWEVVRLFETLQRLRNEGRLTDQQVQNAVIKGWITTEQANQINGLA, from the coding sequence ATGCTTTGGGAGGTGGTTCGATTGTTTGAAACACTTCAAAGACTGCGGAATGAAGGTCGTTTGACGGATCAGCAGGTACAGAACGCAGTTATTAAAGGATGGATTACAACCGAACAAGCAAATCAAATTAACGGCCTCGCATAG
- a CDS encoding baseplate J/gp47 family protein, whose amino-acid sequence MALTRSGFKRERFEDVFARMEDKAREVFGDTVNTNARSVLGIILRIVAWILAMLWQDTEDVYNSGYVNTSEGVNLDRLGPYVGISRIGDQYAVGAVVLTGTPGYIVQAGFRVAAGDRYFETDADAIISADGSVKTTITAVEPGQAGNVAAGKIVDIVNPNADVIAATNPEATSGGREKEIDTEFRERFTLSVSGGGAGTVDSIRGALLSVPGVRAAVVIENTANATDNAGRPPKSFESYVLGGHPKDIGAAIFSKKSAGIESYGTESVTVTDLAGYPHTVRFSYALTVSVSLQVTIKKTSSYPIDGSKLTKTALVKYIGGEDADGQLYAGLTMGASVVHARLLAAALTVEGVDDVQIELSTDGGATWSEDNVLIVQQNVAQTSAAQIEVVEA is encoded by the coding sequence ATGGCACTAACTAGGTCAGGATTCAAGCGAGAGCGTTTCGAGGATGTTTTTGCCCGTATGGAGGACAAGGCGCGTGAAGTATTTGGCGATACAGTCAATACTAACGCTCGTTCCGTTCTGGGAATCATCCTTAGGATCGTGGCCTGGATACTGGCCATGTTATGGCAGGATACCGAGGACGTTTATAACAGCGGATACGTCAACACGTCAGAAGGCGTTAACCTTGATCGGTTGGGGCCATATGTTGGTATCAGCCGGATTGGAGATCAATACGCTGTCGGAGCTGTTGTTTTGACAGGCACGCCGGGCTATATCGTACAAGCTGGGTTTAGGGTTGCAGCGGGAGACAGGTATTTCGAGACCGATGCAGACGCTATTATAAGCGCTGATGGCTCCGTAAAGACGACGATTACAGCTGTAGAGCCGGGCCAAGCGGGCAATGTGGCAGCGGGCAAGATCGTCGATATCGTTAATCCCAATGCGGATGTGATAGCAGCTACAAACCCCGAGGCAACCAGCGGCGGACGCGAAAAAGAAATAGATACGGAATTCCGAGAACGTTTCACACTATCCGTATCCGGGGGAGGTGCGGGTACAGTGGATAGTATCCGGGGTGCGTTGCTGTCTGTACCTGGTGTGAGGGCCGCTGTCGTGATAGAAAATACCGCCAATGCTACAGATAACGCCGGTCGTCCTCCGAAATCGTTTGAATCGTATGTACTGGGCGGGCATCCGAAGGATATTGGAGCGGCAATCTTCAGCAAAAAATCAGCGGGAATCGAATCATATGGTACAGAAAGTGTAACCGTAACGGACCTGGCGGGCTATCCGCACACGGTCCGTTTTTCGTATGCGCTGACGGTTTCCGTATCGCTCCAGGTAACGATTAAGAAGACCAGCAGCTATCCTATTGACGGTTCCAAATTAACAAAGACGGCACTTGTCAAATACATTGGGGGCGAAGATGCGGACGGTCAACTATATGCCGGTCTTACGATGGGTGCATCTGTCGTTCATGCCAGGCTTCTTGCAGCTGCGCTCACGGTCGAGGGAGTTGATGATGTACAGATTGAATTGTCTACGGACGGCGGCGCTACCTGGTCTGAGGATAACGTGTTGATCGTGCAGCAGAATGTCGCCCAAACATCTGCAGCACAGATCGAGGTGGTTGAGGCATGA
- a CDS encoding DUF2634 domain-containing protein: MQSLLLIDGDLVFEAGDLVMIEGPAEQAQCVRITLGTNKGEWFLDPDLGIDFKLFLGKNLNREEMIEELREGLHQLDFISTVEDIEINQDHTTRRQLISFTATTINGETLTEEVIVDGTN; the protein is encoded by the coding sequence ATGCAGTCGTTATTGTTAATAGATGGTGATCTGGTGTTTGAAGCTGGTGATCTGGTGATGATCGAGGGTCCGGCAGAGCAAGCGCAATGCGTTCGCATAACGCTTGGCACCAATAAAGGCGAGTGGTTTTTAGATCCGGATCTAGGTATTGATTTTAAATTGTTCCTGGGTAAGAATCTGAACCGGGAAGAGATGATTGAAGAGCTTCGCGAAGGACTCCATCAATTGGATTTTATCTCAACCGTCGAGGACATTGAGATTAACCAAGACCACACCACTCGACGACAACTCATTTCATTTACGGCAACGACTATAAATGGTGAGACATTGACCGAAGAGGTGATCGTCGATGGCACTAACTAG
- a CDS encoding Gp138 family membrane-puncturing spike protein → MRAADPAGTLARLLAGMSGKQSGGINVGTICRVLAFDKDTCKATVQPLIRSGQDDPAPIQNVIALGQRLAVNGVEQSYKPVLYRDDVVFVVFADQEIKNGLTGRVSSPDSSRKHDKNDGVIIGIFPGSL, encoded by the coding sequence ATGAGGGCAGCTGATCCGGCTGGTACTCTTGCACGTCTGCTGGCTGGAATGTCCGGCAAACAATCCGGTGGGATAAACGTTGGCACGATATGCCGCGTGCTAGCCTTCGATAAGGACACATGTAAAGCGACCGTTCAGCCGCTGATACGCAGCGGGCAGGATGATCCGGCACCAATCCAAAATGTGATAGCGCTTGGGCAGCGGCTTGCCGTAAATGGCGTGGAGCAGAGTTATAAACCTGTACTGTATCGTGATGATGTGGTTTTTGTCGTGTTTGCTGATCAGGAAATTAAAAACGGCCTGACTGGTCGAGTGTCCAGCCCCGACAGCTCGCGCAAACATGATAAAAACGATGGCGTGATAATCGGGATATTCCCCGGATCACTTTGA
- a CDS encoding phage protein gives MMANFGRVVEVMVAGMTFSMDNFAIEGTVPFDSDPLPNESEIKIWNLTAATVNKIKRNDTLVVNAGYKGDVGVILHGFVSSVQTVREGVDRITRIKVIDSEDLSERTFKDVSYKEGTLASYIIRAMAGQIGLPIAQFELVQDYRYMDGYTASGEVTEIISKVAEDCKTSVYINKGKLYVRNLKRGRGEDHLFKLNESTGLIGVPEYQDDEDSKGYQITSQLQYRITTASVIDLSSEDFTGRLYVRSGSHTFSRTGDFVTSVEAIL, from the coding sequence ATGATGGCTAATTTTGGGCGTGTTGTCGAGGTCATGGTCGCTGGCATGACCTTTTCGATGGACAATTTTGCAATTGAAGGCACGGTTCCATTCGATTCGGACCCGTTACCAAATGAGTCTGAGATCAAAATATGGAATCTGACTGCTGCAACCGTAAATAAAATCAAGCGCAATGATACACTGGTGGTCAACGCCGGGTACAAAGGTGATGTGGGGGTTATCCTTCATGGGTTTGTATCGTCTGTCCAAACAGTCCGGGAAGGTGTAGACAGGATCACAAGGATTAAGGTTATCGATAGCGAGGATCTTAGCGAACGGACGTTTAAAGATGTCAGCTATAAAGAGGGGACGCTTGCCAGCTATATCATTCGGGCTATGGCGGGGCAAATCGGTCTGCCCATTGCACAGTTTGAGCTGGTGCAGGATTACCGTTACATGGATGGATATACGGCCAGTGGTGAGGTCACGGAGATTATCAGCAAGGTGGCCGAGGACTGTAAGACCAGCGTATACATCAATAAAGGTAAATTGTATGTGCGCAATCTCAAGCGTGGCCGCGGAGAGGACCATCTATTTAAGTTAAATGAGTCGACCGGCTTGATCGGTGTTCCGGAATACCAGGACGATGAAGACAGCAAGGGTTATCAGATCACTTCACAGCTGCAATATCGAATCACGACTGCATCCGTCATTGATCTGTCCAGCGAAGACTTTACCGGTCGGCTATATGTACGCAGTGGATCGCATACGTTTAGCCGTACCGGCGATTTTGTAACGTCCGTGGAGGCGATCTTATGA
- a CDS encoding phage baseplate plug family protein has product MNYVDIEKELIPYRFDIEIAEETFSFEVNYNAEHDFFTIDLSLDGEVLAAGVKLVYGVPLFGDIQDHRFPAYPLLPLDLAGDSQSVNWETLSVRVFLYIIDEEAIDDG; this is encoded by the coding sequence ATGAATTATGTGGATATTGAAAAAGAACTGATCCCCTACCGCTTTGATATTGAAATTGCCGAAGAAACCTTCTCCTTCGAAGTGAATTACAACGCCGAGCATGATTTTTTTACTATTGATCTATCATTAGACGGTGAAGTATTAGCGGCTGGTGTCAAGCTTGTATATGGTGTGCCGTTGTTTGGGGACATTCAAGATCATCGTTTCCCGGCTTATCCGCTCTTGCCGCTGGATCTGGCTGGTGATAGTCAATCGGTAAACTGGGAAACACTTTCCGTCCGCGTTTTTTTGTACATCATTGATGAGGAGGCGATCGATGATGGCTAA
- a CDS encoding phage baseplate protein: MATLDGHYLLAETETPNFAVDITEQPVEKGINITDHVQRKARTVGISGFVVGPDAGKVLSYLRNSSDTGRIIKYVGRTAITGLIKDLTTSHTYSVADGYSISFTIIEVRIASPSPAAKLPAPIRSQSAPIINSGTKKSKSKKGKGEKKEKKGKKEKKEKEKTQKVKFKSGSKWA; the protein is encoded by the coding sequence ATGGCAACATTAGATGGGCATTACTTGCTGGCCGAAACTGAAACCCCTAACTTTGCGGTCGACATTACAGAGCAGCCGGTCGAAAAAGGTATCAACATAACGGACCATGTTCAGCGAAAAGCCAGGACGGTAGGTATTAGCGGGTTTGTTGTGGGTCCTGATGCCGGGAAAGTGCTTTCTTATCTACGAAATTCTTCGGATACCGGACGTATCATCAAATACGTGGGACGGACTGCTATTACCGGGTTAATCAAAGACCTAACGACTTCGCATACGTACTCGGTTGCCGATGGTTATAGTATTTCCTTTACGATAATCGAGGTAAGAATCGCATCGCCCTCACCAGCGGCCAAGTTGCCCGCGCCAATTCGATCACAATCGGCGCCGATCATCAATTCAGGAACCAAGAAGAGTAAGTCTAAGAAAGGCAAGGGGGAGAAGAAAGAAAAGAAAGGCAAAAAAGAAAAAAAAGAAAAGGAAAAAACGCAGAAAGTCAAATTTAAGTCGGGGAGTAAGTGGGCATGA
- a CDS encoding phage tail tape measure protein, translated as MAGGVISNLMYAVGFKVDTRGLDAADSEITTLTKSVVGLGLAATTAAVGIGTAALSAANHFEKSMADVQSATGATAEQMEATKEVAQNLYAQNFGADWQDLGSAISTVQQVTSQTGTELEETTRSAILLRDQFGFEVPESIKSVDTMMRQFGITSEQAYDLLAQGAQKGLDKSGELMDSANEYANQFKSLGFTAEEMFDVFAAGSSEGVFQLDKVGDAVKEFNIRAKDGSKSSVEAFEMLGLNADAMMQTFASGGPAAKAAFSQILQMITDVEDPVLKNQIGVALMGTQFEDLEATVVASMGKATSQFESTGATLAELNKIKFDKPGEAFAMFRRQIEVGLLIPIGEKLLPYLTQFAQWISNHKPQIVALGQSIGDTIGSALTLIAEKAREVYDFIASNWDAITNTVLAIGAAVVGLRTAFAAMTIIGTVTKLYKAYRAGTLLATAAQIGLNVAMLANPMTWIAVGIAAVIAGIVLLIRNWDTVKAVMGRFWNWTKDVFGQIGAWFSQRFSEAAAGIKSAWSSIVSWFAGIWEGIKAVFMMVVSFYATIFRAAGSAIKTAFGVIVSWFSVIWENIKSVFAAVGTWFGEIFTLAVSAIKTAFGGIKDWFSGLWDNIKGGFTGFINVIISGINKLIDGLNKINIKMPEWAGGQEFGISIPNIPMLATGGIATGPTLAMIGEGAESEAVLPLSKLEALLNRPRYPEQSPAAPAAAAPARYSGTAGQSPVIINIQVDASGSGGGDSAAIKNAQIIAAEVKRQVQAIFESAGRILNVQGVE; from the coding sequence GTGGCAGGCGGGGTTATTAGCAACCTTATGTATGCCGTGGGATTTAAGGTTGACACACGCGGTCTTGATGCGGCGGACAGTGAAATTACGACGTTAACAAAAAGTGTGGTCGGCCTCGGACTAGCAGCGACAACAGCAGCAGTTGGCATTGGAACGGCAGCTCTTTCAGCTGCGAATCACTTCGAAAAATCAATGGCTGATGTCCAAAGCGCTACCGGGGCGACTGCAGAGCAGATGGAGGCCACTAAGGAGGTCGCCCAAAATCTGTATGCTCAGAATTTCGGAGCAGATTGGCAGGACTTGGGGAGTGCAATCTCTACCGTTCAGCAAGTGACCAGCCAAACGGGAACTGAGCTGGAGGAGACAACGCGAAGCGCTATATTATTACGTGATCAATTTGGGTTTGAAGTGCCCGAGTCTATTAAGTCGGTTGACACCATGATGCGTCAGTTTGGGATAACCTCAGAGCAGGCGTATGATCTCCTTGCCCAAGGAGCCCAGAAGGGACTTGATAAATCGGGTGAGTTGATGGACTCAGCAAATGAGTATGCCAACCAATTCAAATCCCTTGGATTTACGGCAGAGGAAATGTTCGATGTTTTTGCCGCTGGATCGTCTGAGGGTGTTTTTCAGCTGGATAAGGTTGGTGATGCTGTAAAAGAGTTTAACATCCGGGCCAAAGACGGAAGTAAATCGAGTGTCGAGGCGTTTGAGATGCTTGGACTAAACGCTGATGCCATGATGCAAACCTTTGCTAGCGGCGGGCCTGCAGCCAAGGCCGCATTTAGTCAAATCCTTCAAATGATCACTGATGTCGAAGATCCAGTATTGAAAAATCAGATTGGCGTTGCCTTAATGGGGACTCAGTTCGAGGACCTTGAAGCGACCGTTGTTGCAAGCATGGGAAAAGCGACGAGTCAATTTGAATCGACAGGCGCCACTCTTGCGGAACTGAACAAAATCAAATTCGACAAGCCCGGCGAAGCTTTTGCAATGTTTAGACGTCAAATCGAGGTTGGTTTACTGATCCCGATCGGCGAAAAGTTGCTTCCTTATTTGACCCAGTTTGCTCAGTGGATATCTAACCACAAACCGCAAATTGTAGCTCTTGGGCAATCAATCGGGGATACAATCGGCAGTGCATTAACGCTGATTGCAGAAAAGGCGCGGGAGGTTTACGACTTCATTGCCTCTAACTGGGATGCGATCACCAATACCGTTCTGGCTATAGGTGCTGCGGTTGTTGGCCTTAGGACTGCTTTTGCAGCAATGACGATCATAGGAACGGTAACCAAACTCTATAAGGCATATCGGGCAGGGACGCTGCTTGCAACCGCAGCGCAGATAGGACTCAATGTTGCCATGCTGGCTAACCCGATGACTTGGATCGCAGTCGGGATCGCCGCTGTAATCGCCGGAATCGTGCTACTAATCCGTAACTGGGATACCGTAAAAGCAGTGATGGGAAGGTTTTGGAATTGGACCAAGGATGTATTTGGCCAAATCGGCGCATGGTTTAGTCAGCGATTTAGTGAGGCAGCTGCAGGCATTAAATCTGCTTGGTCATCCATTGTTTCCTGGTTTGCGGGAATATGGGAGGGCATTAAGGCTGTTTTTATGATGGTTGTGTCCTTTTATGCAACTATCTTTCGTGCAGCCGGATCAGCAATTAAGACAGCTTTCGGTGTCATTGTATCCTGGTTTAGCGTTATCTGGGAAAATATCAAATCGGTGTTTGCTGCGGTAGGAACATGGTTTGGCGAAATCTTTACGTTAGCTGTATCGGCAATAAAGACAGCCTTCGGCGGCATAAAAGATTGGTTTAGCGGCTTGTGGGATAATATCAAAGGCGGCTTTACCGGGTTCATCAATGTCATCATCAGCGGCATCAACAAATTAATCGATGGTCTTAACAAGATTAACATCAAAATGCCGGAGTGGGCAGGCGGCCAAGAGTTTGGGATTAGTATCCCGAACATTCCGATGCTCGCGACAGGCGGGATTGCGACGGGTCCAACACTTGCGATGATCGGTGAGGGCGCGGAAAGTGAGGCCGTGTTACCACTATCCAAGCTTGAAGCATTACTCAATAGACCGCGTTATCCCGAGCAGTCACCGGCAGCACCTGCTGCGGCTGCGCCTGCGAGATATAGCGGCACTGCGGGTCAGAGTCCCGTAATCATCAATATTCAGGTAGATGCAAGCGGCAGCGGCGGCGGTGATTCGGCGGCAATTAAAAATGCTCAAATCATTGCGGCCGAAGTCAAACGTCAAGTACAAGCGATCTTTGAGAGCGCTGGCCGTATTCTTAATGTTCAGGGGGTGGAGTAA
- a CDS encoding DUF3277 family protein translates to MSQATTFDAKAVTVTVGGVYLTGFADSMVEIEKDEDNWEVKVGAQGDTVRTKVNNPLGTISVTLLQTSPQVAYLDRLANTGELVPISVINAGPPKESVTVTEAFIKKPAPRAYGNEAEDREYEFQCMDIRFD, encoded by the coding sequence ATGTCACAAGCAACAACATTCGATGCGAAAGCGGTCACGGTCACGGTGGGAGGCGTATACTTGACCGGCTTTGCTGATAGTATGGTCGAAATCGAGAAGGACGAAGACAACTGGGAGGTTAAAGTCGGTGCTCAAGGCGATACCGTGCGTACGAAGGTGAATAATCCACTCGGTACGATTTCCGTTACGCTGCTGCAGACCAGTCCGCAAGTAGCCTATTTGGATCGGCTGGCTAATACAGGCGAGCTTGTACCGATCTCCGTGATCAATGCCGGCCCGCCAAAAGAGTCTGTAACCGTAACGGAGGCTTTCATCAAAAAACCGGCCCCCCGGGCTTATGGCAATGAAGCGGAAGACAGGGAATACGAATTCCAGTGCATGGACATTCGATTCGATTAA
- a CDS encoding DUF3383 domain-containing protein, with amino-acid sequence MAKDVTVIIDMARPTPRLGFGKPLILGASTTGAAYKTYADLEGVKTDYAETTEEYKAAFALLNQGDDSPAEIAIMCRRTEQSLSEALTEAFTKDWYFLISTTSDIDDVGEIAAAVEQDNSREFFIRSSDLVDVGVLRGAGYSRTTVIYHTNIANYPEAAWIGRAGSAPVGSVTWKFKPLNGIAPLEISNTELLAIHTTGANTYVTKAGDNVTSEGKTLSGEYIDIIHAKDYVKFSIEFGVQKLLNSSPKVPYDDTGIAQIESVVQTVLQRSFNQGIIAADADGLPLLGTTFKPRAEVDPADRAARKYNDGEFWFELAGAIHETKIRGQIRL; translated from the coding sequence ATGGCTAAAGATGTAACGGTCATTATTGATATGGCTCGGCCAACACCAAGACTTGGATTTGGCAAGCCTTTAATTTTGGGGGCGAGCACAACAGGAGCTGCCTATAAAACCTATGCCGATCTGGAAGGCGTCAAGACGGATTATGCGGAGACAACGGAGGAATACAAGGCGGCATTTGCACTGCTTAACCAGGGGGATGATTCTCCGGCAGAAATCGCGATTATGTGCCGTCGAACGGAGCAGTCACTCTCGGAGGCCTTGACCGAGGCATTCACGAAGGATTGGTATTTTTTAATTTCAACTACGTCAGACATTGATGATGTTGGTGAGATCGCAGCGGCCGTGGAGCAGGATAACAGCCGGGAATTTTTCATACGGTCATCTGATTTGGTGGATGTCGGGGTTCTCCGTGGGGCTGGATATAGCCGGACAACGGTGATTTATCATACGAATATCGCGAATTACCCGGAAGCTGCTTGGATTGGTCGTGCTGGATCGGCACCGGTCGGCAGTGTGACTTGGAAGTTTAAACCGTTGAACGGTATCGCGCCGCTGGAAATCTCGAATACCGAATTACTCGCAATTCATACTACAGGCGCTAATACGTATGTCACCAAGGCTGGAGATAACGTGACCAGTGAGGGCAAAACGCTGTCGGGCGAGTACATCGATATCATCCATGCAAAGGATTATGTCAAATTTTCGATTGAGTTTGGCGTCCAGAAGCTTCTCAATTCATCGCCGAAGGTTCCTTATGATGATACAGGCATCGCACAAATCGAAAGTGTTGTGCAGACGGTGCTGCAGCGGTCATTTAACCAGGGCATTATTGCAGCAGATGCAGATGGTTTACCGTTATTGGGGACGACGTTCAAGCCCCGCGCCGAGGTTGATCCAGCAGATCGAGCAGCCCGGAAGTATAATGACGGAGAATTTTGGTTTGAGCTGGCCGGTGCAATTCACGAAACGAAAATTCGCGGCCAAATCAGGCTGTAA
- a CDS encoding phage neck terminator protein, whose amino-acid sequence MIQFELIREVMIEGLSEHLGVPVIEIDGKGEVPPYPFMTYSFTDEGSIVGHMASKVVGDRIIYFGTVPLSVSFQSYALSRLESVNQANRARDWFLTDGHWLLKDAAGVVVVEVGQTQNNDLQIGDEWERRNGFEIDCRTTNIIDQELQSIDEVNLKGVDPING is encoded by the coding sequence ATGATCCAGTTTGAGTTGATCCGTGAGGTAATGATTGAAGGGCTATCCGAACATCTTGGTGTGCCGGTCATTGAGATTGACGGAAAAGGCGAAGTACCGCCGTATCCGTTTATGACCTACAGCTTCACAGATGAGGGCAGCATCGTAGGGCATATGGCGAGCAAGGTAGTGGGTGACCGGATCATTTATTTCGGTACCGTTCCGCTTAGTGTCTCGTTTCAAAGTTATGCTCTTAGCCGATTGGAAAGCGTCAATCAGGCCAACCGCGCACGTGACTGGTTTTTGACTGACGGCCACTGGCTCTTAAAAGATGCTGCAGGCGTGGTGGTGGTTGAGGTCGGCCAGACTCAAAACAATGATTTACAGATTGGTGACGAATGGGAACGCCGTAATGGGTTTGAGATTGATTGTCGGACGACGAATATTATCGACCAGGAACTGCAGTCCATCGATGAAGTTAATTTAAAAGGAGTGGACCCGATTAATGGCTAA
- a CDS encoding phage gp6-like head-tail connector protein, giving the protein MLTNLERLKRVLPKELYDPSQDDRLELDIAAASAAIENYCKRSFKKQLYTERVSGYETSKYINLRNYPVHSITEFSNAWEYEILDDGRIYCANGWPTGEHNIKVSYIGGYVLPGDATNEEPRTLPEPLELACLLYVQMLQRDPGIKSERVGNINVTYIDDDLGGRLPAPVVALISPYVGRWV; this is encoded by the coding sequence ATGCTGACCAATCTTGAGCGTCTAAAAAGGGTCTTACCAAAAGAGCTGTATGATCCGAGTCAAGACGATAGGCTAGAGCTGGATATTGCGGCAGCTTCAGCTGCCATTGAGAACTATTGCAAGCGAAGTTTTAAAAAGCAGCTTTACACGGAGCGGGTCAGCGGTTATGAAACGTCCAAATATATCAACTTGCGTAATTATCCGGTCCATAGCATAACCGAATTCTCAAACGCTTGGGAATATGAGATCCTGGACGACGGCAGGATTTACTGTGCCAACGGCTGGCCGACTGGTGAGCATAACATCAAAGTGAGTTATATCGGCGGGTATGTACTGCCGGGCGATGCAACGAATGAAGAGCCGCGCACGTTGCCGGAGCCATTAGAGCTGGCTTGTCTGCTATATGTCCAGATGCTTCAACGAGATCCTGGCATAAAGTCGGAGCGGGTAGGCAACATCAATGTAACTTATATTGATGATGATCTAGGAGGGCGATTACCTGCGCCCGTTGTTGCACTGATTTCGCCTTATGTGGGCAGGTGGGTGTGA